The following proteins are co-located in the Betta splendens chromosome 9, fBetSpl5.4, whole genome shotgun sequence genome:
- the ap1b1 gene encoding AP-1 complex subunit beta-1 isoform X2, which yields MQEWANQLCENRQFGSKMTDSKYFTTTKKGEIFELKAELNSDKKEKKKEAVKKVIASMTVGKDVSALFPDVVNCMQTDNLELKKLVYLYLMNYAKSQPDMAIMAVNTFVKDCEDPNPLIRALAVRTMGCIRVDKITEYLCEPLRKCLKDEDPYVRKTAAVCVAKLHDINAQLVEDQGFLDTLKDLISDSNPMVVANAVAALSEIAESHPNSNLLDLNPQTINKLLTALNECTEWGQIFILDCLANYTPRDDRESQSICERVTPRLSHANSAVVLSAVKVLMKFMEMLPKDLDYYGTLLKKLAPPLVTLLSAEPELQYVALRNINLIVQRRPEILKHEMKVFFVKYNDPIYVKLEKLDIMIRLASQANIAQVLAELKEYATEVDVDFVRKAVRAIGRCAIKVEQSAERCVSTLLDLIQTKVNYVVQEAIVVIKDIFRKYPNKYESVIATLCENLDSLDEPEARAAMIWIVGEYAERIDNADELLESFLEGFHDESTQVQLQLLTAIVKLFLKKPTETQELVQQVLSLATQDSDNPDLRDRGYIYWRLLSTDPVAAKEVVLAEKPLISEETDLIEPTLLEELICHIGTLASVYHKPPSAFVEGSRGVQHKRLPGSAGSGESVESPDTGTAAAVASEAPPAVIPSQGDLLGDLLNLDLTPPTTTGPPPPSSGLQMGAMDLLGGGLDSLMGDESEPLGGDLGGSPAMGTGFGATPAAMPASFNAPVSSGLDDLFDLGGGVGMPMGAYSPPKTVWLPAMKGKGLEISGTFARRAGVIQIEMTLTNKAMSVMSDFAIQFNRNSFGLAPAGPLQVLTPLSPNQSIEVTLPLNTVGPVMKMDPLNNLQVAVKNNIDVFYFSCQYPISMLFVEDGKMERQVFLATWKDIPNENESQFQIKDCHLNSDAASNKLQGSNIFTIAKRTVDGQDMLYQSMKLTNGIWVLAELRVQAGNPNFTVSLKCRAPEVSQCVFQGYETVLKN from the exons ATGCAGGAATGGGCCAACCAGCTATGC GAGAATCGACAATTTGGATCCAAGATGACTGACTCTAAGTATTTCACGACCACCAAGAAAG GTGAAATCTTTGAGCTCAAGGCAGAGCTGAACAGCGataagaaagagaagaagaaggaggctgTGAAGAAGGTCATTGCATCTATGACAGTTGGCAAGGATGTCAG TGCTCTATTCCCAGATGTTGTGAActgcatgcagacagacaacCTGGAACTGAAAAAGCTGGTTTACCTGTATCTGATGAACTATGCAAAGAGCCAGCCAGACATGGCCATCATGGCTGTTAACACCTTTGTGAAG GACTGTGAAGACCCTAATCCTCTTATCCGTGCTCTGGCTGTTCGTACAATGGGCTGCATTCGTGTGGACAAGATTACAGAGTACCTCTGTGAGCCACTTAGGAAATGTCTGAAAGATGAAGACCCATATGTAAGGaagactgctgctgtgtgcgtaGCAAAGCTCCATGATATCAATGCCCAGTTGGTGGAGGACCAGGGCTTCCTGGACACCCTTAAGGACCTCATCTCTGACTCCAACCCTATG GTTGTAGCAAATGCAGTGGCAGCGCTGTCTGAAATAGCAGAGTCTCACCCCAACAGTAACCTACTGGACCTAAACCCTCAGACCATCAATAAGTTACTGACAGCTTTAAATGAGTGTACAGAATGGGGACAGATATTCATTCTTGACTGTCTGGCCAATTACACGCCTCGTGATGATCGTGAGTCCCAAAG CATCTGTGAGCGTGTGACCCCACGACTGTCTCATGCCAACTCTGCAGTGGTTTTGTCAGCAGTAAAAGTTCTAATGAAATTCATGGAGATGCTGCCCAAAGACCTGGATTATTATGGCACTCTGCTCAAGAAGCTCGCCCCTCCACTGGTTACTCTTCTCTCTGCTGAGCCTGAGTTACAATACGTGGCTCTTAGAAACATCAACCTCATTGTACAAAGACG cccTGAAATCCTGAAGCATGAGATGAAGGTTTTCTTTGTAAAGTACAACGATCCAATCTATGTCAAGTTGGAGAAACTGGACATCATGATTCGCCTCGCATCACAGGCTAACATTGCACAG GTCCTGGCAGAGCTGAAGGAATACGCCACTGAGGTGGATGTGGACTTTGTCCGTAAAGCAGTCAGAGCCATTGGCCGCTGTGCCATCAAAGTAGAG CAATCAGCAGAGCGTTGTGTCAGCACTCTGCTAGACCTCATCCAGACCAAGGTGAACTATGTGGTGCAGGAGGCCATTGTGGTAATCAAGGACATCTTCCGCAAGTATCCCAACAA GTATGAGAGCGTCATCGCCACTCTCTGTGAAAACCTGGACTCCCTGGATGAACCGGAGGCACGTGCCGCCATGATCTGGATTGTGGGAGAGTATGCCGAACGCATCGACAATGCTGATGAGCTGCTTGAAAGCTTTTTGGAGGGTTTTCACGATGAAAGCACTCAG GTGCAATTGCAGCTGCTGACGGCAATTGTGAAGTTGTTCTTAAAAAAACCAACTGAGACCCAGGAGCTGGTGCAGCAGGTGCTGAGTCTGGCCACACAG GACTCTGATAACCCAGACCTCAGGGATCGTGGCTACATCTACTGGCGCCTGCTCTCCACCGACCCGGTGGCAGCCAAGGAGGTTGTTCTGGCTGAGAAGCCGCTCATCTCTGAGGAGACTGATCTGATTGAGCCCACACTGCTGGAGGAGCTCATTTGTCACATTGGCACCCTGGCCTCTGTATACCACAAGCCACCAAGTGCCTTTGTGGAGGGCAGCCGTGGAGTTCAGCACAAGAGGCTTCCTGGCAGTGCTGGATC TGGGGAAAGTGTCGAGAGCCCAGACACaggtactgctgctgctgtcgcttcAGAAGCACCCCCTGCTGTCATCCCATCTCAAGGAGACCTCCTGGGAGATCTGCTGAATCTGGATCTGACACCTCCTACTACCACTGGACCTCCACCCCCCTCTTCTGGTTTGCAGATGGGTGCAATGGACCTTCTTGGAGGGGGTTTGGACAGCTTG ATGGGGGATGAGTCTGAGCCG CTTGGGGGAGACCTTGGAGGAAGTCCTGCT ATGGGGACCGGTTTTGGTGCTACTCCAGCTGCGATGCCCGCCTCTTTTAATGCTCCTGTTAGCAGTGGTCTGGATGACTTGTTTGATCTTGGAGGTGGGGTTGGTATGCCAATGGGTGCCTACAGCCCTCCGAAAACA GTTTGGCTTCCAGCCATGAAGGGCAAGGGTCTGGAGATATCGGGCACTTTTGCTCGCCGCGCTGGGGTCATCCAAATAGAGATGACCCTCACTAATAAAGCCATGAGTGTCATGAGCGATTTCGCCATTCAGTTTAACAGAAACAG CTTTGGTCTTGCGCCAGCCGGTCCACTCCAAGTTCTCACTCCTCTTAGTCCGAACCAGAGTATTGAAGTAACCCTTCCTCTCAACACCGTGGGGCCTGTCATGAAGATGGATCCTCTCAATAACCTGCAG GTGGCCGTTAAGAACAACATTGACGTCTTCTACTTCAGCTGCCAGTACCCTATCAGCATGTTATTTGTAGAGGACGGGAAGATGG AGCGACAGGTGTTCCTTGCCACATGGAAAGACATTCCCAATGAAAATGAGTCGCAGTTTCAAATCAAAGACTGCCATCTCAATTCAG ATGCAGCCTCCAACAAACTGCAGGGTAGCAACATTTTCACCATAGCCAAGCGTACAGTGGACGGCCAGGACATGCTGTATCAGTCCATGAAGCTGACAAATGGCATATGGGTGCTGGCTGAGTTGCGGGTGCAGGCAGGAAATCCAAACTTTACA GTCTCTCTGAAGTGCAGAGCTCCAGAGGTTTCCCAGTGTGTGTTCCAGGGATACGAGACAGTGCTGAAGAACTGA
- the ap1b1 gene encoding AP-1 complex subunit beta-1 isoform X4, which translates to MTDSKYFTTTKKGEIFELKAELNSDKKEKKKEAVKKVIASMTVGKDVSALFPDVVNCMQTDNLELKKLVYLYLMNYAKSQPDMAIMAVNTFVKDCEDPNPLIRALAVRTMGCIRVDKITEYLCEPLRKCLKDEDPYVRKTAAVCVAKLHDINAQLVEDQGFLDTLKDLISDSNPMVVANAVAALSEIAESHPNSNLLDLNPQTINKLLTALNECTEWGQIFILDCLANYTPRDDRESQSICERVTPRLSHANSAVVLSAVKVLMKFMEMLPKDLDYYGTLLKKLAPPLVTLLSAEPELQYVALRNINLIVQRRPEILKHEMKVFFVKYNDPIYVKLEKLDIMIRLASQANIAQVLAELKEYATEVDVDFVRKAVRAIGRCAIKVEQSAERCVSTLLDLIQTKVNYVVQEAIVVIKDIFRKYPNKYESVIATLCENLDSLDEPEARAAMIWIVGEYAERIDNADELLESFLEGFHDESTQVQLQLLTAIVKLFLKKPTETQELVQQVLSLATQDSDNPDLRDRGYIYWRLLSTDPVAAKEVVLAEKPLISEETDLIEPTLLEELICHIGTLASVYHKPPSAFVEGSRGVQHKRLPGSAGSGESVESPDTGTAAAVASEAPPAVIPSQGDLLGDLLNLDLTPPTTTGPPPPSSGLQMGAMDLLGGGLDSLMGDESEPVITSRDRLGGDLGGSPAMGTGFGATPAAMPASFNAPVSSGLDDLFDLGGGVGMPMGAYSPPKTVWLPAMKGKGLEISGTFARRAGVIQIEMTLTNKAMSVMSDFAIQFNRNSFGLAPAGPLQVLTPLSPNQSIEVTLPLNTVGPVMKMDPLNNLQVAVKNNIDVFYFSCQYPISMLFVEDGKMERQVFLATWKDIPNENESQFQIKDCHLNSDAASNKLQGSNIFTIAKRTVDGQDMLYQSMKLTNGIWVLAELRVQAGNPNFTVSLKCRAPEVSQCVFQGYETVLKN; encoded by the exons ATGACTGACTCTAAGTATTTCACGACCACCAAGAAAG GTGAAATCTTTGAGCTCAAGGCAGAGCTGAACAGCGataagaaagagaagaagaaggaggctgTGAAGAAGGTCATTGCATCTATGACAGTTGGCAAGGATGTCAG TGCTCTATTCCCAGATGTTGTGAActgcatgcagacagacaacCTGGAACTGAAAAAGCTGGTTTACCTGTATCTGATGAACTATGCAAAGAGCCAGCCAGACATGGCCATCATGGCTGTTAACACCTTTGTGAAG GACTGTGAAGACCCTAATCCTCTTATCCGTGCTCTGGCTGTTCGTACAATGGGCTGCATTCGTGTGGACAAGATTACAGAGTACCTCTGTGAGCCACTTAGGAAATGTCTGAAAGATGAAGACCCATATGTAAGGaagactgctgctgtgtgcgtaGCAAAGCTCCATGATATCAATGCCCAGTTGGTGGAGGACCAGGGCTTCCTGGACACCCTTAAGGACCTCATCTCTGACTCCAACCCTATG GTTGTAGCAAATGCAGTGGCAGCGCTGTCTGAAATAGCAGAGTCTCACCCCAACAGTAACCTACTGGACCTAAACCCTCAGACCATCAATAAGTTACTGACAGCTTTAAATGAGTGTACAGAATGGGGACAGATATTCATTCTTGACTGTCTGGCCAATTACACGCCTCGTGATGATCGTGAGTCCCAAAG CATCTGTGAGCGTGTGACCCCACGACTGTCTCATGCCAACTCTGCAGTGGTTTTGTCAGCAGTAAAAGTTCTAATGAAATTCATGGAGATGCTGCCCAAAGACCTGGATTATTATGGCACTCTGCTCAAGAAGCTCGCCCCTCCACTGGTTACTCTTCTCTCTGCTGAGCCTGAGTTACAATACGTGGCTCTTAGAAACATCAACCTCATTGTACAAAGACG cccTGAAATCCTGAAGCATGAGATGAAGGTTTTCTTTGTAAAGTACAACGATCCAATCTATGTCAAGTTGGAGAAACTGGACATCATGATTCGCCTCGCATCACAGGCTAACATTGCACAG GTCCTGGCAGAGCTGAAGGAATACGCCACTGAGGTGGATGTGGACTTTGTCCGTAAAGCAGTCAGAGCCATTGGCCGCTGTGCCATCAAAGTAGAG CAATCAGCAGAGCGTTGTGTCAGCACTCTGCTAGACCTCATCCAGACCAAGGTGAACTATGTGGTGCAGGAGGCCATTGTGGTAATCAAGGACATCTTCCGCAAGTATCCCAACAA GTATGAGAGCGTCATCGCCACTCTCTGTGAAAACCTGGACTCCCTGGATGAACCGGAGGCACGTGCCGCCATGATCTGGATTGTGGGAGAGTATGCCGAACGCATCGACAATGCTGATGAGCTGCTTGAAAGCTTTTTGGAGGGTTTTCACGATGAAAGCACTCAG GTGCAATTGCAGCTGCTGACGGCAATTGTGAAGTTGTTCTTAAAAAAACCAACTGAGACCCAGGAGCTGGTGCAGCAGGTGCTGAGTCTGGCCACACAG GACTCTGATAACCCAGACCTCAGGGATCGTGGCTACATCTACTGGCGCCTGCTCTCCACCGACCCGGTGGCAGCCAAGGAGGTTGTTCTGGCTGAGAAGCCGCTCATCTCTGAGGAGACTGATCTGATTGAGCCCACACTGCTGGAGGAGCTCATTTGTCACATTGGCACCCTGGCCTCTGTATACCACAAGCCACCAAGTGCCTTTGTGGAGGGCAGCCGTGGAGTTCAGCACAAGAGGCTTCCTGGCAGTGCTGGATC TGGGGAAAGTGTCGAGAGCCCAGACACaggtactgctgctgctgtcgcttcAGAAGCACCCCCTGCTGTCATCCCATCTCAAGGAGACCTCCTGGGAGATCTGCTGAATCTGGATCTGACACCTCCTACTACCACTGGACCTCCACCCCCCTCTTCTGGTTTGCAGATGGGTGCAATGGACCTTCTTGGAGGGGGTTTGGACAGCTTG ATGGGGGATGAGTCTGAGCCGGTAATTACGTCAAGGGACAGG CTTGGGGGAGACCTTGGAGGAAGTCCTGCT ATGGGGACCGGTTTTGGTGCTACTCCAGCTGCGATGCCCGCCTCTTTTAATGCTCCTGTTAGCAGTGGTCTGGATGACTTGTTTGATCTTGGAGGTGGGGTTGGTATGCCAATGGGTGCCTACAGCCCTCCGAAAACA GTTTGGCTTCCAGCCATGAAGGGCAAGGGTCTGGAGATATCGGGCACTTTTGCTCGCCGCGCTGGGGTCATCCAAATAGAGATGACCCTCACTAATAAAGCCATGAGTGTCATGAGCGATTTCGCCATTCAGTTTAACAGAAACAG CTTTGGTCTTGCGCCAGCCGGTCCACTCCAAGTTCTCACTCCTCTTAGTCCGAACCAGAGTATTGAAGTAACCCTTCCTCTCAACACCGTGGGGCCTGTCATGAAGATGGATCCTCTCAATAACCTGCAG GTGGCCGTTAAGAACAACATTGACGTCTTCTACTTCAGCTGCCAGTACCCTATCAGCATGTTATTTGTAGAGGACGGGAAGATGG AGCGACAGGTGTTCCTTGCCACATGGAAAGACATTCCCAATGAAAATGAGTCGCAGTTTCAAATCAAAGACTGCCATCTCAATTCAG ATGCAGCCTCCAACAAACTGCAGGGTAGCAACATTTTCACCATAGCCAAGCGTACAGTGGACGGCCAGGACATGCTGTATCAGTCCATGAAGCTGACAAATGGCATATGGGTGCTGGCTGAGTTGCGGGTGCAGGCAGGAAATCCAAACTTTACA GTCTCTCTGAAGTGCAGAGCTCCAGAGGTTTCCCAGTGTGTGTTCCAGGGATACGAGACAGTGCTGAAGAACTGA